A genomic region of Nymphaea colorata isolate Beijing-Zhang1983 chromosome 2, ASM883128v2, whole genome shotgun sequence contains the following coding sequences:
- the LOC116248612 gene encoding uncharacterized protein LOC116248612 isoform X1, protein MRKLSEHKFGEDDQSDQFSITIIEVMQEDYGMFVWPCSIVLAEYVWQQRARFSGATVVELGAGTSLPGLAAAKLGSEVILTDNAEEEQVLENMQAICSLNGLSCKVVGLTWGEWDTQLFELRPQIILGADVLYESNAFDDLFATVAFLLHNSPGSVFITTYDNRSGHHLIEYLMVKWGLKCVKILDAYSFMPASKSSSIHGSIELVEIKTEGTVS, encoded by the exons ATGAGGAAATTATCGGAGCACAAGTTCGGTGAAGATGACCAATCTGATCAGTTCAGTATCACCATCATCGAG GTAATGCAGGAAGACTATGGAATGTTTGTCTGGCCTTGTAGCATTGTACTGGCCGAATATGTATGGCAACAAAGAGCACGATTTTCTGGTGCCACCGTTGTTGAA CTAGGTGCTGGGACTTCCCTGCCTGGATTAGCTGCCGCAAAATTGGGATCAGAGGTGATACTGACAGACAATGCAGAAGAAGAGCAG GTACTGGAAAATATGCAGGCAATTTGTTCCCTCAATGGGCTCTCTTGTAAG GTGGTTGGTCTAACCTGGGGGGAGTGGGATACACAGTTATTTGAGTTGAGACCTCAAATCATTCTTGGTGCAGATGTGTTGTATGAATCCAATG CTTTTGATGATCTATTCGCGACAGTGGCATTCCTACTACATAATTCTCCAGGCTCAGTCTTCATAACAACTTATGACAATAGGAG TGGACATCATCTTATTGAGTATTTAATGGTAAAATGGGGGTTAAAATGTGTGAAGATTTTGGATGCCTACTCATTCATGCCTGCGTCAAAGTCTTCTTCCATACATGGCAGCATCGAACTAGTGGAGATAAAGACTGAGGGTACTGTATCATAA
- the LOC116248612 gene encoding uncharacterized protein LOC116248612 isoform X2 — protein MRKLSEHKFGEDDQSDQFSITIIELGAGTSLPGLAAAKLGSEVILTDNAEEEQVLENMQAICSLNGLSCKVVGLTWGEWDTQLFELRPQIILGADVLYESNAFDDLFATVAFLLHNSPGSVFITTYDNRSGHHLIEYLMVKWGLKCVKILDAYSFMPASKSSSIHGSIELVEIKTEGTVS, from the exons ATGAGGAAATTATCGGAGCACAAGTTCGGTGAAGATGACCAATCTGATCAGTTCAGTATCACCATCATCGAG CTAGGTGCTGGGACTTCCCTGCCTGGATTAGCTGCCGCAAAATTGGGATCAGAGGTGATACTGACAGACAATGCAGAAGAAGAGCAG GTACTGGAAAATATGCAGGCAATTTGTTCCCTCAATGGGCTCTCTTGTAAG GTGGTTGGTCTAACCTGGGGGGAGTGGGATACACAGTTATTTGAGTTGAGACCTCAAATCATTCTTGGTGCAGATGTGTTGTATGAATCCAATG CTTTTGATGATCTATTCGCGACAGTGGCATTCCTACTACATAATTCTCCAGGCTCAGTCTTCATAACAACTTATGACAATAGGAG TGGACATCATCTTATTGAGTATTTAATGGTAAAATGGGGGTTAAAATGTGTGAAGATTTTGGATGCCTACTCATTCATGCCTGCGTCAAAGTCTTCTTCCATACATGGCAGCATCGAACTAGTGGAGATAAAGACTGAGGGTACTGTATCATAA